One segment of Alistipes finegoldii DSM 17242 DNA contains the following:
- a CDS encoding electron transfer flavoprotein subunit beta/FixA family protein yields MKKALKIVVLAKQVPDTRNVGKDAMTPEGTVNRAALPAIFNPEDLNALEMALALKDRTEGSTVHILTMGPQRAADIIRDAMFRGADGGYLLTGREFAGSDTLATSYALSCALKMIAPDIIFAGRQAIDGDTAQVGPQVAEKLGLPQVTYAEDITEIKADSLVIKRRLNCGMETVETPVPVVVTVNASAPECRPRNAKRVMTCKFALAKSEIAAAPDSPAAKRAAAKEYLQIVEWAAADVNPDPQQLGLAGSPTKVKKIENVVFQAKEAKKLTSSDEDINSLMVELIASHTLG; encoded by the coding sequence ATGAAAAAAGCACTTAAAATTGTCGTATTGGCCAAGCAGGTGCCCGATACCCGCAATGTGGGTAAGGATGCGATGACCCCCGAAGGGACGGTCAACCGCGCGGCGCTGCCGGCCATCTTCAATCCGGAGGACCTCAATGCGCTCGAAATGGCGCTCGCGCTGAAAGACCGCACCGAAGGCTCCACGGTTCATATCCTTACGATGGGTCCGCAGCGCGCCGCCGACATTATCCGCGACGCCATGTTCCGCGGGGCCGACGGCGGCTATCTGCTTACGGGCCGCGAGTTCGCCGGTTCGGACACCCTCGCCACGTCGTACGCGCTCTCTTGCGCGCTGAAAATGATCGCTCCCGACATCATCTTCGCGGGCCGTCAGGCCATCGACGGCGATACGGCGCAGGTCGGACCTCAGGTGGCCGAGAAGCTGGGCCTGCCGCAGGTGACCTATGCCGAGGATATTACCGAAATCAAAGCGGATTCGCTGGTCATCAAACGCCGCCTGAACTGCGGCATGGAGACGGTCGAGACGCCCGTTCCTGTGGTCGTTACGGTCAACGCGTCGGCTCCCGAATGCCGTCCGCGCAACGCCAAGCGCGTGATGACCTGCAAATTCGCCCTCGCCAAATCGGAGATCGCCGCAGCTCCCGACTCGCCGGCCGCCAAGCGCGCCGCCGCCAAGGAGTACCTGCAGATCGTCGAGTGGGCCGCCGCCGACGTCAATCCCGATCCGCAGCAGCTGGGCCTTGCGGGTTCGCCCACCAAGGTCAAGAAGATCGAGAACGTGGTGTTTCAGGCCAAGGAGGCCAAGAAACTCACGTCTTCCGACGAGGATATCAATTCACTGATGGTCGAACTTATCGCGAGCCACACGCTCGGTTAA
- a CDS encoding adenylosuccinate synthase — translation MKKVDVILGLQWGDEGKGKVVDVLTPAYEVVARFQGGPNAGHTLEFNGEKYVLRSIPSGIFQGGKTNIIGNGVVIDAVLFREEAEALAASGHDLTKQLCISKKAHLILPTHRILDAAYEAAKGSAKIGTTGKGIGPTYTDKVSRNGMRVGDVLSADFRQIYARAKARHESILRGLGYEYDIAELERKWFEAVEYLKRFNIIDSEYFVNECLAQDKSILAEGAQGTLLDVDFGSYPFVTSSNTVCAGACVGLGIAPNRIGEVYGIFKAYCTRVGSGPFPTELFDETGARMRSIGHEYGAVTGRERRCGWLDLVALKYSIMINGVTQLIMMKSDVMNDFETVKVATEYEVGGERTAHFPYEIGDDLKPVYREFEGWKCDLRDCKSYDDFPAAFKAYVEFIERETGVPVKIISVGPDRGETIVR, via the coding sequence ATGAAAAAAGTTGACGTTATCCTCGGCCTGCAATGGGGTGACGAGGGCAAGGGAAAAGTCGTGGATGTGCTGACGCCTGCCTACGAGGTCGTCGCCCGTTTTCAGGGCGGTCCCAATGCCGGTCACACGTTGGAGTTCAACGGCGAGAAATACGTACTCCGCTCGATTCCTTCGGGCATATTTCAGGGCGGAAAAACCAACATCATCGGCAACGGCGTTGTCATTGACGCCGTCCTCTTCCGCGAGGAGGCCGAGGCGCTCGCAGCCAGCGGCCACGACCTGACCAAACAACTCTGCATTTCGAAGAAAGCCCACCTGATCCTGCCGACGCACCGCATTCTCGATGCGGCTTACGAAGCGGCCAAGGGCAGCGCCAAGATCGGCACCACGGGCAAGGGCATCGGTCCGACCTATACCGACAAGGTGAGCCGCAACGGCATGCGCGTCGGCGACGTGCTGAGCGCCGATTTCCGGCAGATTTATGCACGGGCCAAGGCGCGCCACGAGAGCATTCTGCGCGGTCTGGGTTATGAATATGATATTGCGGAACTGGAACGGAAGTGGTTCGAGGCCGTCGAATACCTCAAGCGTTTCAACATCATCGACAGCGAATATTTCGTCAACGAGTGTTTGGCTCAGGACAAGAGCATTCTGGCCGAAGGCGCTCAGGGCACGCTGCTCGACGTGGACTTCGGATCGTATCCGTTCGTCACCTCCTCGAATACCGTCTGCGCCGGCGCCTGCGTCGGTCTGGGCATCGCCCCGAACCGTATCGGCGAGGTCTACGGCATCTTTAAGGCCTATTGCACGCGCGTGGGCAGCGGCCCGTTCCCTACGGAGCTGTTCGACGAAACGGGCGCCCGGATGCGCAGTATCGGCCATGAATACGGCGCCGTTACGGGCCGTGAACGCCGCTGCGGCTGGCTCGACCTTGTCGCGCTGAAATATTCGATCATGATCAACGGCGTGACGCAGCTCATCATGATGAAGTCCGACGTCATGAACGACTTCGAGACCGTCAAGGTCGCCACCGAATACGAGGTCGGCGGCGAGCGCACCGCGCATTTTCCCTACGAGATCGGCGACGACCTGAAACCCGTCTACCGCGAGTTCGAAGGCTGGAAGTGCGACCTGCGCGACTGCAAGAGCTACGACGACTTCCCGGCCGCATTCAAGGCGTACGTCGAATTCATCGAGCGCGAGACGGGCGTTCCCGTGAAGATCATCTCCGTCGGTCCCGACCGCGGCGAAACGATCGTCCGGTAG
- a CDS encoding electron transfer flavoprotein subunit alpha/FixB family protein yields the protein MNNIFVYIENEGGKVADVCLELLTKGRELATTLGVKLEAVVLGEHLAGIETELAKYGADTVWVADDKIFAPFRTLPHTAVMCGLIEQEKPQIALFGATCNGRDFAPRVSSALYSGLTADCTQLVIGDHKDAKTGKEYKDLLYQIRPAFGGNIIATIVNPDNRPQMATVREGVMRREYAATPGAGEVKKIDWQKFVKDTDLAVRILDREISESKIDIKGASVIVAGGYGMGSKENFDLVFELADVLGAEVGASRAAVDAGFADHARQVGQTGVTVRPKLYIACGISGQIQHTAGMDGSAMIISINTDPEAPINKIADYAITGDVNEIIPKMIKYYKQNSK from the coding sequence ATGAACAATATATTCGTATATATCGAGAACGAGGGCGGCAAGGTCGCCGACGTGTGTCTCGAACTGCTGACCAAAGGCCGCGAACTGGCCACGACGCTGGGTGTGAAGCTCGAAGCCGTAGTGCTGGGCGAGCATCTTGCAGGTATCGAGACCGAACTGGCCAAATACGGCGCCGACACCGTCTGGGTCGCCGACGACAAGATCTTCGCACCTTTCCGCACGCTGCCCCATACGGCCGTCATGTGCGGCCTGATCGAACAGGAGAAACCCCAGATCGCGCTGTTCGGCGCGACCTGCAACGGCCGCGACTTCGCCCCGCGCGTATCGTCGGCCCTCTACAGCGGTCTTACGGCCGACTGCACGCAGCTGGTGATCGGCGACCACAAGGACGCCAAGACCGGCAAGGAGTATAAGGACCTGCTTTACCAGATCCGTCCCGCCTTCGGCGGCAACATCATCGCCACGATCGTCAATCCCGACAACCGTCCCCAGATGGCTACCGTCCGCGAAGGCGTCATGCGCCGCGAGTACGCCGCTACGCCGGGCGCCGGCGAGGTGAAGAAGATCGATTGGCAGAAGTTCGTGAAGGACACCGATCTGGCGGTGCGGATCCTCGACCGCGAGATTTCGGAGAGCAAGATCGACATCAAGGGCGCGAGCGTCATCGTCGCCGGCGGTTACGGCATGGGTTCGAAGGAGAACTTCGATCTGGTGTTCGAGCTTGCCGACGTGCTGGGCGCCGAGGTGGGCGCCAGTCGCGCCGCCGTGGACGCCGGCTTTGCCGACCATGCCCGTCAGGTGGGCCAGACCGGCGTTACGGTCCGTCCCAAACTCTACATCGCCTGCGGTATTTCGGGTCAGATCCAGCATACGGCGGGTATGGACGGTTCGGCCATGATCATCTCGATCAACACCGATCCCGAAGCCCCGATCAACAAGATCGCCGACTACGCCATCACGGGCGACGTCAATGAGATAATCCCCAAGATGATTAAGTACTACAAACAAAATTCGAAGTAA